In a genomic window of Schistocerca gregaria isolate iqSchGreg1 chromosome 5, iqSchGreg1.2, whole genome shotgun sequence:
- the LOC126272711 gene encoding uncharacterized protein LOC126272711, with protein MAALSRKAETQADTLAAYAAADVAAVSGVAGKEAATLLARAAQVIADAGALTRKAASDVATLAACAAPNVAALSRNSETEAAIPSPPAAPDLAALSRKVGTDAATPTVCAATDIAIVSSKAGTEAAALAARSAPYVGALLR; from the exons ATggctgctctgtcgaggaaggctgaAACACAGGCAGACACACTGGCGGcgtatgctgctgcagacgtcgctgCTGTGTCGGGAGTGGCTGGAAAAGAGGCGGCCACACTACTGGCCCGTGCTGCTCAAGTAATCGCTG ACGCCGGTGCTCTGACGAGGAAGGCCGCATCAGATGTGGCCACACTAGCAGCctgtgctgctccaaacgtcgctgctctgtcgaggaatTCTGAAACAGAGGCGGCCATACCCAGCCCTCCTGCTGCTCCAGAcctcgctgctctgtcgaggaaggtTGGAACAGATGCGGCCACACCGACAGTCTGTGCTGCTACAGACATAGCCATTGTGTCGAGTAAGGCTGGAACAGAGGCCGCAGCACTGGCGGCCCGTTCTGCTCCATACGTTGGTGCTCTGTTGAGGTAG
- the LOC126272712 gene encoding uncharacterized protein LOC126272712 has translation MSKAHREAGKYASVPAFLDRAATSQAGQAASVAVSVPDFLDRAAASRAARADNAAPSVPTFLIRAVTSGAAQAASVAAYVPAFLDRPATSGAALAASVAACVPAYLNRAPTSGAEWAASAAASVPALLDTTAISVAARTAGVAASVPTFLDRPARSGAAGAAGVAASVSAFLDRAATYGAAQAGSVTTSDPAFLVRALTSRATMPIVWPPLFQPPSTEQRLLEPHEPVVWAPLFQPFPTQQRPFLDKAAMSKAHREAGEYASVPAFLDKAATSQAGQAVSVAISVPDFLDRATTSGAPRKDGEVASVPAFLN, from the exons ATGTCTAAAGCACACCGGGAAGCTGGTAAATACGCatctgttccagccttcctcgacagagcagcgacgtctcAAGCAGGACAGGCTGCCAGCGTGGCAGTCTCTGTTCCAgacttcctcgacagagcagcggCGTCTCGAGCAGCACGGGCCGACAATGCAGCTCCATCTGTCCCTACCTTCCTCATCAGAGCAGTgacgtctggagcagcacaggCCGCCAGTGTGGCCGCCTATGTTCCTGCTTTCCTCGACAGACcagcgacgtctggagcagcactGGCCGCCAGTGTGGCCGCCTGTGTTCCTGCCTACCTCAACAGAGCACCAACGTCTGGAGCAGAATGGGCCGCCAGTGCTGCCGCCTCTGTACCAGCCTTACTCGACACAACAGCGATATCTGTAGCAGCACGGACCGCTGGTGTGGCCGCATCTGTTCCAACCTTCCTCGACAGACCAGCGAGGTCTGGAGCAGCAGGAGCCGCGGGTGTGGCCGCCTCTGTTtcagccttcctcgacagagcagcgacgtaTGGAGCAGCACAGGCCGGTAGTGTGACTACATCTGATCCAGCCTTCCTCGTCAGAGCACTGACGTCTAGAGCAACAATGCCGATAGTGTGGCCGCCTCTGTTCCAGCCTCCCTCGACAGAGCAGCGATTACTTGAGCCGCACGAGCCAGTAGTGTGGGCGCCTCTTTTCCAGCCATTCCCGACACAGcagcgac CCTTCCTCGATAAAGCAGCCATGTCTAAAGCACACCGGGAAGCCGGTGAATACGCatctgttccagccttcctcgacaAAGCAGCGACGTCTCAGGCAGGACAGGCTGTCAGCGTGGCAATCTCTGTTCCAGACTTCCTCGACAGAGCAACGACGTCTGGAGCACCACGAAAAGACGGTGAGGTcgcctctgttccagccttcctcaACTGA
- the LOC126272713 gene encoding uncharacterized protein LOC126272713 encodes MSLHCQGAETATLAARATPDVAALSRSRDGHNGGPCCSRRRCSFKEGWNRGATLTARAVPDVAALSKKAGTLAATLAALAGSDVAALSRKVGRDVATRAVRAASDVAALSRMAGTEAGTLAGLAAPHVGALSRMAGKEAATLAAGAARENAALSCSIERGWITGGHTVDIAAPDVGALTRKALTDAATLAACAAPNVAALSRNAERDAATPAARSAPDVGALLRKAGTEAETLAAQIAPDVNVAALSRKAGKDAATLAACSAADVGGLSRKAGTEAGTLAARAASDVAALSRNAGSEEATLTARYAPDVSALCRKAGTEVATLAAVAAPDVAALSRKAGIDAGTPVVRAASDIATLSRKAGTDAATL; translated from the exons ATGTCGCTGCACTGTCAAGGAGCAGAGACAGCCACACTGGCGGCCCGTGCTActccagacgtcgctgctctgtcgaggagCAGAGACGGCCACAATGGCGGCCCatgctgctccagacgtcgctgctctTTCAAGGAAGGCTGGAACAGAGGGGCCACACTGACGGCCCGCGCTGttccagacgtcgctgctctgtcaAAGAAGGCAGGAACATTGGCGGCCACACTGGCGGCCCTAGCTGGTtcagacgtcgctgctctgtcaAGGAAGGTTGGAAGAGATGTAGCCACACGGGCGGTCCGTGCTGCTTCAGACGTCGCCGCTCTGTCGAGGATGGCTGGAACAGAGGCGGGCACACTGGCGGGCCTTGCTGCTCCACACGTCGGTGCTCTGTCGAGGATGGCTGGAAAAGAGGCAGCCACACTAGCGGCCGGTGCAGCTCGAGAAAACGCTGCTCTATCGTGCTCTATCGAGAGAGGCTGGATCACAGGCGGCCACACTGTCGACATTGCTGCTCCAGACGTCGGTGCTCTGACGAGGAAGGCTCTAACAGATGCGGCCACACTAGCGGCctgtgctgctccaaacgtcgctgctctgtcgaggaatGCTGAAAGAGATGCGGCCACACCGGCGGCCCGTTCTGCTCCAGACGTCGGTGCTCTGTTGAGGAAGGCTGGAACTGAGGCGGAGACACTAGCCGCCCAAATTGCTCCAgacgtca ACGTCGCcgctctgtcgaggaaggctggaaaAGATGCGGCCACACTGGCGGCCTGTTCTGCTGCAGACGTCGGTGGTCTGTCGAGGAAGGCAGGAACTGAGGCGGGGACACTGGCGGCCCGTGCTGCTtcagacgtcgctgctctgtcaAGGAACGCTGGATCAGAAGAGGCTACACTGACCGCCCGTTATGCTCCAGACGTCAGTGCTCTGTGTAGGAAGGCTGGAACAGAGGTGGCCACACTGGCGGCCGttgctgctccagacgtcgctgctctgtcaAGAAAAGCTGGAATAGATGCGGGCACACCAGTGGTCCGTGCTGCTTCAGACATCGCCactctgtcgaggaaggctggaacagacGCTGCCACATTGTAG